GAAGTCAAACTCACCCTATGTAATCGTTTTTGACAAAAATCAAAACAGGAATACTGAGTTAAATTGAACGAATGACCTCAAGTAATTCTCGTACTTGAGGTTGTACGTCGTCAAATTCTTGATGCTGTCGGCGAATTCATCTGAAACGATTTGTGACAAAAATCGACTAAAATGGGGAGCAAATTTGCTTGAGTGCAGTTGCCGGAGAAATGACCAATGAGTTTGCATCCCCAACCCATCCATGATATTCGCGAACAAACCATCGCCGTAGCCCATGCTGCATTTCCCAAGGGTAATGTTTACATGACAATGCGGGATGAACTGGGCGTATTCTATACCGACGAAGCGTTCGCTGCGCTGTTTTCAAATCGGGGACAGCCCGCGGAGAGCCCCTGGCGGCTGGCGTTGGTCACCATCATGCAATTTGCTGAAAATCTCACCGATCGGCAAGCCGCGGATGCGGTGCGCAGTCGAATCGATTGGAAATATGTGTTGGGATTGGAATTGACCGATTCAGGGTTTCATTTCTCGGTATTGAGTGATTTTCGAGCACGTCTAGTTGACCATGAGGCGACCGAGCAGTTGTTGAATGCGATGCTTGAGCAGTTCAAAGCCAACGGGTTGATTAAGGGCAGAGGCAAACAACGCACGGATTCGACTCATATCTTAGCAGCCGTGCGGATGCTAAATCGGCTTGAACAGGTAGGGGAAACATTACGCAATACGCTCAATGTTTTGGCT
This sequence is a window from Aggregatilinea lenta. Protein-coding genes within it:
- a CDS encoding transposase, whose product is MSLHPQPIHDIREQTIAVAHAAFPKGNVYMTMRDELGVFYTDEAFAALFSNRGQPAESPWRLALVTIMQFAENLTDRQAADAVRSRIDWKYVLGLELTDSGFHFSVLSDFRARLVDHEATEQLLNAMLEQFKANGLIKGRGKQRTDSTHILAAVRMLNRLEQVGETLRNTLNVLAEHVPEWLKAQVPVEWFERYGARFEQYRLPTDKQEREALANTIGADGYWLLTMIYDDRSPRHVRELAAVQILRMVWLQQFYLENNTVQWRDKNNLPPSEKMIISPYDTEARYSHKRDTTWIGYKAHLTETCDDDFPCLMTHVETTASTVQDVEVVDAIHADLAMQDCLPSEHP